A single window of Mugil cephalus isolate CIBA_MC_2020 chromosome 1, CIBA_Mcephalus_1.1, whole genome shotgun sequence DNA harbors:
- the dhh gene encoding desert hedgehog protein: protein MKQSRWARLAQYGLLAVWTCIWLVQGCGPGPGYGIRPRPRKLTAMHYKQFFPNFSENNLGASGRAEGKITRNSERFNELVCNYNPDIVFKDEENTNADRFMTKRCKDCLNRLAIAVMNQWPGVHLRVTEAWDEDGHHPPGSLHYEGRAVDITTDDRETEKYGLLAQLAVEAGFDWVHYESKYHIHCSVKADHSVAVEKGGCFPGWARVTVAGGRQKSLSSLAPGDRVMALSGTGQVVYSQVLLFLHRDQDSWSTFLSLETEGGQRLVLTPHHLVFLAPQCGHDSGEYQARFASGAKTGDCVLVHTARGQTRPSQIISVSVVESVGVYAPLTEAGTLFVDGVLASSYALVEDHQLAHWAFGPVRLLHSFNQLLWGETQACNEAPVHFSTLATMDEAGAHANTGILHKHDNLSEPLRIEVEEKHSLQRRTSEVHWYARLLYKFGCVFFSSLRS, encoded by the exons ATGAAGCAGTCCAGGTGGGCCCGCCTGGCACAGTACGGCCTGCTTGCTGTGTGGACCTGCATATGGCTGGTGCAGGGATGCGGGCCGGGCCCCGGGTACGGCATCCGCCCCAGGCCCAGGAAGCTCACGGCGATGCACTACAAGCAGTTTTTCCCCAACTTCTCAGAAAACAACCTCGGGGCCAGCGGGAGAGCGGAGGGCAAGATCACGCGCAACTCTGAGCGCTTCAATGAACTCGTGTGCAACTACAACCCTGACATTGTCTTCAAGGATGAGGAGAACACCAACGCAGACCGCTTCATGACTAAG CGATGTAAGGACTGTTTGAACAGGTTAGCCATAGCAGTGATGAACCAGTGGCCAGGGGTCCACCTGCGTGTGACAGAGGCCTGGGACGAGGACGGTCACCACCCTCCTGGCTCTCTGCACTACGAGGGCCGAGCCGTCGATATAACCACCGATGACAGGGAGACCGAGAAGTATGGTCTCCTGGCCCAGCTGGCTGTGGAGGCAGGTTTTGACTGGGTCCACTACGAGTCCAAATATCACATCCACTGCTCAGTAAAAGCTG ATCATTCTGTTGCTGTGGAAAAAGGTGGTTGTTTCCCCGGCTGGGCCCGGGTGACTGTTGCTGGAGGGAGGCAGAAGAGTCTGTCATCACTGGCCCCTGGGGACAGAGTCATGGCCCTGTCTGGGACGGGCCAAGTCGTGTATAGCCAAGTCCTCCTGTTTCTGCACCGGGATCAGGACAGCTGGTCCACTTTTCTGTCTCTGGAGACCGAAGGCGGCCAGAGATTGGTCCTCACTCCTCATCACCTGGTCTTTTTGGCCCCTCAGTGCGGACACGACAGCGGCGAGTACCAGGCTCGGTTCGCTAGCGGAGCCAAAACGGGAGACTGCGTCCTCGTCCACACAGCGAGGGGTCAAACGCGTCCATCCCAAATCATCTCCGTTTCAGTAGTGGAGAGCGTTGGAGTCTACGCGCCCCTGACAGAAGCTGGGACTTTGTTTGTCGACGGGGTGCTGGCATCCAGCTATGCACTGGTGGAGGACCACCAACTTGCACACTGGGCTTTCGGACCTGTGCGACTCCTCCACTCATTCAACCAGCTGCTCTGGGGGGAGACACAAGCTTGCAACGAGGCTCCAGTACATTTTAGCACTTTGGCCACGATGGACGAAGCGGGCGCGCACGCAAACACGGGCATTCTGCACAAACATGACAATCTGAGTGAGCCTCTGAGGATAGAAGTGGAAGAGAAGCACTCCTTGCAGAGACGGACATCAGAGGTTCACTGGTATGCCAGACTACTGTACAAGTTTGGATGCGTCTTTTTCAGCTCTTTACGTTCGTAA